Proteins found in one Erythrobacter sp. 3-20A1M genomic segment:
- a CDS encoding DMT family transporter: MTSQRAHPPFLSWRVLVPFLLTGTIWGSTWLVITGQIDGVAASWSIAWRFLLATPAMFLVAIVMRRSLSIGRQGQMLALMVGLAQFCMNFNFVYRAELHLTSGIVAVMFGMLMVPNAVFGRVMLGQRITRGFVIGSLVAGAGIALLLIHEGRTAPPFSDVGGGIWVGIALAVGGMLSASFANVVQANEAGRRLPMVSLLAWSMLYGTILDFALAWATAGPPTFPTSAGYWGGIAWLALAGSVVTFPLHYNLVRQIGAGKAAYNGIVTVTVAMVLSTLFEDYHWNPVTISGAILALVGLVIALRSRHSVPPRPVAAGGE; encoded by the coding sequence GTGACCTCCCAACGGGCGCATCCGCCCTTTCTCAGCTGGCGGGTGCTGGTCCCGTTTCTGCTGACCGGCACCATCTGGGGCTCCACCTGGCTCGTCATTACCGGGCAGATCGACGGGGTCGCGGCCAGCTGGTCGATCGCGTGGCGGTTCCTGCTCGCGACCCCGGCGATGTTTCTGGTCGCCATTGTGATGCGACGCAGCCTGTCCATCGGGCGGCAGGGGCAGATGCTGGCGCTGATGGTCGGGCTGGCGCAGTTCTGCATGAATTTCAACTTCGTCTATCGGGCGGAACTGCACCTGACCTCCGGCATCGTCGCGGTGATGTTCGGCATGCTGATGGTGCCGAACGCGGTATTCGGCCGCGTGATGCTGGGGCAGAGGATCACGCGCGGCTTCGTGATCGGCAGTCTGGTCGCGGGCGCGGGCATCGCCCTGCTGCTGATCCATGAAGGGCGCACCGCGCCGCCATTCTCGGATGTAGGAGGCGGCATATGGGTCGGCATCGCGCTGGCGGTGGGCGGGATGCTGTCGGCCAGCTTCGCCAATGTGGTGCAGGCGAACGAGGCGGGGCGGCGGTTGCCGATGGTCAGCCTGCTCGCCTGGTCGATGCTCTACGGCACGATCCTCGACTTCGCGCTCGCCTGGGCGACGGCCGGTCCACCGACTTTCCCGACCTCGGCGGGCTACTGGGGCGGGATCGCGTGGCTCGCGCTGGCGGGATCGGTCGTAACCTTCCCGCTTCATTACAATCTCGTACGCCAGATCGGGGCGGGCAAGGCGGCCTATAACGGGATCGTGACGGTGACTGTGGCGATGGTGCTGTCGACTCTGTTCGAGGACTATCACTGGAACCCGGTCACCATCAGCGGGGCCATTCTGGCGCTGGTCGGGCTCGTCATCGCACTGCGCTCGCGCCATTCGGTACCGCCGCGCCCGGTCGCGGCGGGCGGGGAGTAG
- a CDS encoding SDR family NAD(P)-dependent oxidoreductase, which yields MAQLFIFGLGYTAKRIADAAEGLGWDVGSTGSDGTLQFDDETAVRDALAGSAAVLSSVPPDRDTGGDPVLERYGDSLSHDWLGYLSSTGVYGDAQGAWVDEGTPVGGGRRSARTECDAAWIDRGARVFRLPGIYGPGRSALDRVRAGKAHRIDLPGQVFSRIHVEDIVSGVIAALTGDAPAGAYNLGDDLPASHNAVTEEACRLLALDPPPLQTMDEAGLSEMARGFYAENRRVSNGKAKRVLDWRPRYPTFREGLRNLI from the coding sequence ATGGCGCAATTGTTCATTTTCGGCCTCGGCTACACCGCGAAGCGAATCGCGGATGCGGCAGAGGGGCTCGGCTGGGATGTAGGGTCGACCGGCTCGGACGGAACCCTGCAGTTCGACGACGAGACCGCGGTGCGCGATGCGCTGGCCGGATCGGCGGCGGTTCTTTCATCGGTTCCGCCGGACCGCGACACCGGCGGCGATCCGGTGCTGGAGCGGTATGGCGATTCGCTGTCGCACGACTGGCTCGGCTATCTGTCGTCGACCGGGGTCTATGGCGATGCGCAGGGCGCCTGGGTGGACGAGGGCACGCCTGTCGGCGGCGGACGGCGCAGCGCGCGGACCGAATGCGACGCGGCATGGATCGATCGCGGCGCACGTGTCTTTCGCCTGCCCGGCATCTACGGGCCTGGGCGCAGCGCACTCGACCGGGTCCGCGCGGGCAAGGCGCATCGCATCGACCTGCCGGGCCAGGTGTTCAGCCGCATCCATGTCGAGGATATCGTTAGCGGCGTGATCGCGGCGCTGACGGGCGATGCGCCCGCCGGTGCCTACAATCTCGGCGACGATCTGCCTGCCAGCCACAACGCCGTGACCGAGGAGGCGTGTCGCCTGCTCGCGCTTGACCCGCCGCCGCTGCAGACGATGGACGAGGCCGGGCTGAGCGAAATGGCGCGCGGTTTCTACGCCGAGAACCGCCGCGTCTCGAACGGCAAGGCAAAGCGGGTGCTGGACTGGCGGCCGCGCTATCCGACCTTTCGCGAGGGATTGCGCAATTTGATCTAA